The Littorina saxatilis isolate snail1 linkage group LG15, US_GU_Lsax_2.0, whole genome shotgun sequence genome contains a region encoding:
- the LOC138948009 gene encoding piggyBac transposable element-derived protein 2-like, whose product MWVLATPLGYCVQFEPYQGAKGRQANADEYPGIGMGGAVVVDLISELEEEEPEDCYHLTFDNLFTSLKLVDVLTSKKIGCTGTVRANRTEQCPLKSINEMKNTKRGTYDFQQAENTGVIVVRWNDNNIVNAVSNAAGVNPLQSASRWSKAEKKRVKISQPFLIKHYNKTMGGCDRMDQNIAKYRVSIRSKKWWWAIFSFCLDLCVQQTWHMYRATPASEYIPMDLLAVRRAIADIYLKRSHAAARLELPNHPVGRVAKLDRRVPPAIRCDGLDLQAEKMRTMWQKGQTNLPEVQCPSAPKVLFCGISYSCVIGN is encoded by the coding sequence ATGTGGGTGCTGGCCACACCCCTTGGGTACTGCGTCCAGTTTGAACCCTACCAAGGAGCAAAAGGCAGGCAAGCTAATGCAGATGAGTATCCAGGCATTGGAATGGGTGGAGCCGTGGTGGTTGACCTCATCTCTGAGCTGGAGGAAGAGGAGCCGGAAGATTGTTACCATCTGACCTTTGATAACCTGTTTACAAGTCTGAAGCTTGTTGACGTCCTCACGAGCAAGAAGATTGGATGTACAGGAACGGTTCGTGCCAACAGGACCGAGCAGTGCCCACTGAAGTCAATCAATGAAATGAAGAATACCAAGAGAGGCACTTACGACTTTCAACAGGCCGAAAACACAGGAGTGATAGTGGTTCGATGGAACGACAACAACATCGTCAACGCTGTCTCCAATGCAGCAGGAGTCAACCCTCTGCAGTCAGCCTCCCGGTGGTCCAAGGCAGAGAAAAAACGAGTCAAGATCTCGCAGCCCTTCCTGATCAAACACTATAACAAGACAATGGGCGGGTGCGACAGAATGGACCAGAACATTGCCAAATACCGAGTCTCCATACGATCCAAGAAATGGTGGTGGGCCATTTTCAGCTTCTGTCTTGACCTGTGTGTGCAGCAAACATGGCACATGTACAGGGCAACACCTGCCTCAGAGTACATTCCCATGGATCTTCTGGCAGTTCGGCGTGCCATCGCGGACATCTACCTCAAGAGGTCACACGCTGCTGCCCGTCTGGAGCTCCCTAACCATCCTGTCGGACGTGTGGCAAAACTGGACAGAAGAGTTCCACCAGCAATCAGATGTGATGGGTTGGATCTCCAAGCAGAGAAGATGCGCACAATGTGGCAAAAAGGTCAAACAAATCTGCCTGAAGTGCAATGTCCCTCTGCACCGAAAGTACTGTTTTGTGGCATTTCATACTCCTGTGTAATCGGTAACTGA
- the LOC138949245 gene encoding piggyBac transposable element-derived protein 3-like, whose translation MVDSIQNPHAEQIKMSSKRRFTVNEVIDMLEDDDLFQRADIFLDPPEVDELTDEDSGDEDGECAVHNLSGRQLTASATATIVGLSGRTTLGEENSGGDGYVPDDQAQTYTEDDGDEPGDTDDPDFEPDDEQPSTSAAIRESRPRKRSQPASKQSTTKRRKRAKAPAPQPERTWKRADLSGRQKDRFPWNSPPPDASKIPQDPLGIFELFYNDEVIQFIKDESEKYAKSKGHHSFKVTGDEIRTFLGILLVCGYATVPRRRMFWSNDDDVRNAAIASAMTRDRFDEILKYCHVSDNDNLDAGDKMAKIRPLITMLNERCLMYLKKS comes from the exons ATGGTGGACAGCATTCAAAATCCACATGCTGAGCAGATCAAGATGAGTTCCAAAAGAAG ATTCACTGTGAACGAGGTAATAGATATGCTTGAAGATGATGACTTATTTCAAAGAGCTGACATCTTTCTCGACCCTCCTGAAGTTGATGAGTTGACTGATGAAGATAGTGGTGATGAAGATGGGGAGTGTGCTGTCCACAACTTGTCCGGACGACAACTGACTGCCAGTGCCACAGCTACTATTGTGGGACTCAGTGGCAGAACTACATTGGGAGAGGAGAACAGTGGAGGTGATGGATAT GTTCCTGATGACCAGGCCCAAACTTACACAGAAGATGACGGAGATGAACCTGGTGACACTGACGATCCTGATTTTGAACCAGATGATGAACAACCGTCAACATCAGCAGCAATTCGTGAAAGCCGACCAAGAAAAAGAAGCCAGCCAGCGTCCAAGCAGAGTACGACCAAGCGGAGGAAGCGTGCAAAAGCTCCAGCACCGCAGCCTGAAAGAACGTGGAAACGGGCTGATCTATCAGGAAGACAAAAGGACCGGTTTCCCTGGAATTCGCCTCCACCAGACGCATCCAAAATCCCTCAGGATCCATTAGGAATATTTGAACTCTTCTACAATGATGAGGTCATTCAGTTTATCAAAGATGAGTCTGAGAAGTATGCAAAATCCAAAGGACATCATTCTTTCAAAGTCACAGGAGACGAAATTCGGACCTTCCTTGGGATTCTGCTTGTATGTGGCTACGCCACAGTTCCACGACGCAGGATGTTTTGGTCGAACGACGACGATGTACGTAACGCAGCCATTGCCTCAGCCATGACAAGAGACAGATTTGATGAAATCCTAAAGTACTGTCACGTTAGTGACAATGACAACCTCGACGCTGGTGACAAGATGGCCAAAATCAGGCCATTGATTACCATGCTCAATGAGAGATGCCTCATGTACTTAAAAAAATCATGA